DNA from Fundulus heteroclitus isolate FHET01 chromosome 17, MU-UCD_Fhet_4.1, whole genome shotgun sequence:
TCCTGATGAGGTTCCATTTGGATCTGAAGTTGTTCCTCTCAGTTCTAACAGGTTCTAGTTCTGCTGGTACCAATTGTCTCCTGTACAGAACCAAACACTGGATCTGGACCGTTCCTCTCAACCCAAACACTGACCTCAGATCTGCTGCAGCCAACTCCCTCATCGCTGTTTCCTGAACAGAGGAACCAACCGGGTCCGACTCGGATCACATGGTTCTGAAGTACTGTCACCTGATTGGCTACTTACTAACAAACCGGGTCTGGGGTTACAGACCCGGTCTACAGCCGACCCACACCAGTCAAAGAGCTGAACCTACCTGAGCAAACCGGTCCACAGGcgtgtcagaaccagaaccagaaccgagcGGCTGCGTGTCGGCTGCAGGAAGGAGCAGATTACTGAGGATCAGCTGCTGATGCTCCCGGCTCGTTAAGCCGTTAATTTgtgactgacaggtgggagGCGGGGCCTGAAGGTGAGCAACAGGTGGCAGATGGTCGGGGAACCTTTGACCCGGTCAGAAccgacccaacagaacccaTCGATTATAGTGAAtacagtcatatttaataaattacaatattattgAAACTCAATTCACTAAAGGAAACTAAAGTTTATATAGATCAACACTGATGATTTATTTCCAGCCaatagaaacatttaattttagaaTATTTCATCGGACCAATAAAAgcttaataaaaagtatgttaaaCAACGGATTAAAGAGTTTTTCATCTGGAAAACAAGTATTTAGTAATTTATGGAATATGACTGTTTACATTCCGTACCTCAGGACAGGAATTTATTAAAACTATTGTCTTGATAAACTTAATAAATCTCACTTtagtgtagtttgtttctgatgaCGATGATTGGTTTATcttatttttcaattcaattcaattcaattttatttatatagcgccaaatcatgaaacatgtcatctcaaggcactttacaaagtcaagttcaatcatattatacagattgggtcagattatacagattggtcaaaaatgtcctatataaggaaaccagtggattgcatcaaagtcccgacaagcagcattcactcctggggaaccgtagagccacagggagagtcatctgcattgtacatggctttgctgcaatccctcatactgagcaagcatgaagcgacagtgggaagaaaaaccacccattaacgggaaggaaaaacctccggcagaaccgggctcggttcttttaaatgtagaaatctgtttctttaattaattttaacttttatattgataATGATTCCTCTGATttggttttgtttcatttctttgGTTCTGGTCATCTTTCTTTAGcaagtatttttatattttaaataatctctATGTTTTCCTGTAATATTGCTTCTTGTTATAGTTTGCTGTGGTTtggtttttaactttaaatgaaaGACAAACGTAACTTCTGTTTTTCATCTTTCAAACATCCAGATCCGTTTCTAATCTAAACATCTCGTTTGTTCCCATTTTTCATTCGCtcagaacagaaaataattcCCAGCAGCGCTGTTGTTCCTCTGATAACGCttctacttcctgtttctgaGTGACATCATTCAGCTTCCTGTTTTGGCCCCGCCCACTTTGACTTTCCTCCTGTTTTGTACGCTGCTGTTACATCAGTTCACAGCTCGCATCTCTGAATGGTTCTTGTCTGGCTGTGGCTTTGGACCCAAACGCCGACCAGAACCAGATAATCCAGAACCAACTGGAGGCCAGTTGGACCAGAGAGTGACGGGTCAGCAGAACCCCTGGATCCGGTTGGTTCCTCACGCCGCTCCACCAGGAGGTTCCCTGGCAGCTGATCCTGGATCCGTGTAGATGACGGTGGTTCTGAACCACCGGCCCGGTCTGACCCGGTTAGCTGAGGGGACCCAGTTTGTTGCGGGGGTCCAGAGGGGGCCCAGCTGCCCCCCTCAGCCGCGGGGCCCCTCCTCAGGGGGATCCGGCCCTGGACCAGCAGGTAACAAAAGGTGAGCCTCCACCTGCAACTCGACTCCTGATCCCTCACTGCTGCTCCAGCACATCACACCTGGCAGGTACCGTGATGTCACGCCGTCGCCCCGGCGACCGCACAAACAAGGCGTCTCCCGGGAAACGCCTGGTTACAGTTAAAGGAGCATGATGTCActtcctgcccccccccccccgtctcctgctggttttatttacagaacatcAGAGGAGCAGATTGATCAGCAGTCATGTGACTCGAGTcccacccctccccccaaaCCCAGAACCATCCAGAACCGCAGCGAGGCGGCCCCGTTTGGACTTTGATCTGAGCCCGGACACAGAACGTTTCTGATTACGCAACAGGCCCGACTCAAAGGTCCCCCAGGGGCCCCGCTGGGTCCCCAGGAGGCtgcagcaaaacaacaacagggaACAGCAGAACCCTGATCCAAACCACCAGAACCATGTAAACAGTCCGAGTGCTGGACCAGAACCATCACAGGAAGGTTTGATAACCGGGTCTGAAACAGCAGAACTGAACTACAGACACAAAGAACCCAAACAGAACCTGGAGAATAATGTTCTGACTCTGAGAAATTACAGACTGAACGTTAGGGTCGAGTTTAACTGAACCCTGTCAGAACCAACCCAAACAAAACATCAGAACCCACGTTCTGTGGAACTGGACCAGGAAGCCAGGCCTTGAGGAACCGGGCTGACGACCTGGAACATCTGAACAAACTGAGAGAAACCCAGAACAGAACCTAACAAACATGCAGAACACTGAACAGGAAGAACTCTTTACAGCTTGGCATCAGAACCAGACAGCATCTGCAGGGTTTTAGAACCAAGGTCCAAACAGAACCGACAACTGAATCCATCTGCATGACTGGACCTGATTTTCCATGAACCGGGTCGCCTTGTCTCCAGATGACATTGTCAATTAGTTCTACATACATAAACTCATCAGAACCAGGAAACTTAAACTGGATTCAGAcactgaacagaaccagacggaaccaacagaaccaacaCAGAATGGGCCCAGACAGTTCAGCTTCTCTGGGACAGGTGCTGGTTCCAGGTGTCACACAGGTGAACCTTCCTGATTGGGTCAGCTGCTCCTGATCAGCACCTCTGCTGACCTCAAACCAACTCGGATCACATCCAGAACCGGCACATGTAAGCGGTTCCGCTCGGTCGGTTCCTGTCCATTCAGGTGCTGTTTTCAGAAACAGATCAAGTTTCGTTGGTTCCATCCAACACATGACCTCCAAAGCAGACCGTCCGGTACCACCACGAGGTTCTACTGGGATTTTAACATTATTCTGTGACCGTCCAGCCTCCAGAACCTTCTGGTTCACCTGTTTGTTGGCGCCGCAGAAATATTAGACCGAGCTTACCTGCAGCTCTGGACTCATCCAAAGGTCCGAACCGGatcagaactgcatggcacaggTCACCTGTTCGGTTCCAGTTCTGGGAAAGAGCGCTCCTCTCTGGCAGCGGTTCGGTGGAAACTGTTAGGACTCCGGTTCGGATTAAAGAGCTGCAGCCGGAGCTTTCTGCAGAGCAGTGTGGGTCAGTCTGTCCCTGAGCGCTGACTGACAGGCAGCGTGACGCACTGGCCACGCCCCTCcagattttcaaaataaaaccgcAAAGAAAGCAGCGCAATTTTAGGtcataaaagcttaaaatattattaaaatataaattatgttCCGATAGAAATAttagaaacacaaaataaattgttCGATCggcaaacatacattttaaaacatttaataagcaaaccaaacaaacaaaaagtttttaaaaatgtaggaTTCTGTCACATGACGTCAGtaaatctttatttgtgaaTTACTGTCAAAAATCCAGCTCGTCTTCAGCATCTTCAAATCCAAAGTTATGGAAATATTTTAGCTTTCCTGCCAAAGGCTCATTAATCTGCTTCTGATTAAAGAATCATTTCAGTTCGTCTTCATTTACTTCatcataaaacttttttttaaataaattatttttcacactaactttatttgtaattattcCCCAAGGCATGTTTGACCAGGAACCGATCCAGAACACATAGGATCCGTGGAACCTCTAATATGATAGACAGTTATTTTCCTTTAGGACCTCTAAGGCTGTAAAAAGAATTATCGGGCTTTAATTTCCATGTTTCTGCCAGAGTCGCTACTAATGAGTCCCAGAAGAAAAGTGTGGAATAATTTTCATGAAGCTCAGATGTTGCGGCTCCAGAGGAGTTTCTGCGTGGCCCGCTGATAGGTCGCTTCCCTCAGAGCTGTGGAGACAACCTGTGGAAACATCCTGAGGAGACAACCTGAGGAAACAACCTGAGGAAACATCCTGAGGAGACAACCTGAGGAAACAACCTGAGGAAACATCTCACCAACATGCAGCTCCATCAGACATGAGGCTCAGAGAAACGGATCCCTAAAGCCACCAGCAGCGCCATTAATGTCTGAGCAAAGAAGTCCAATTAGCTGCATTTCCCCCAGAAATCAGGTACCGTGCAGTCACAGCCGGTCCTGcaccgccccctgctggacaaacACTCACCCTGCACCCCGCAGTGCGATCATAAACCCAACTTCTGCTGATATTTATGGACCAGTACTGCAGCAGAACTTTAGATTCGGTCCAGTTTGGATGATTTAACAGTACAGCTGATCTGAAAAAAGATAATCTCCCTAAACTTTAATCTGATGCTCATTAAATCGCTGCAGACTCCTCTGAAGAAACGAACCTGTCCAGAGATGTTCTGAAACAGGAGGTGTCACTCTGGCAACATCTCAGGTGCTTCTGGGTCAGCCGGACCGGCAGAACTCTGGTCTTTGGGTTCTAAATCGTTGAATCCTCTGAACATCTGATGACCCGCTTCGGTCCAAATGACTGGAGATGCTGTCTAACCTGGATCACATGTTCTACCATTAAACCCAATCTCTGCTGGCGGTTCTGCAGAACTGTTTGTTCTAAGGTTCTGCGGGTCGTGCTAAGGTAACAGAGCTGGCTGCAGCAACCTTCTCTGTTTAGAACGTTTACAGGTTGAAGAAACCCAATCCGTTGAAAATCTCTGGACTCGGATTAAAAGCCGGTTCTGTTTCAGGAAACCGACCCGATTCACTGCAGAGGTCTACAGGAAATGTGTGGTGGAGAACCGAGCAGCTGAGTCTTTTACCAAATTATGGGGGGGGTGTATGTATACATTTGACCCTGAGTGGAACCCAGTTCCTGTCTGAAGAGAACCCATTAAAGTTCTAGAATTCAGATTCCAGCTTCTAGTCCCgataattacatttaatgaGAAAATGACCCGACTCACTTCAAAACGCTTCTTCTGAAGAACTTTAGAACATTAGAACCTTTACGTTGAAACCATTACATTACAACTTTAGAACACTTAGGTTTGAACTATAGAACCGTTACAACTTTAGAGCCGTTACTGCTTTAGAACTTACTGTTAGTACTGTTCCAACTTTAAAACAGGTACATACAAACTGTAGAACAGTTACCTTAGAACCGTTAGGACTTAAGAACTGTTACTTTAGAACTGATAcgttaaaacaattaaaaccgCTAGAACTTTAAAACAGGTATATTTGAACCGTTAGAACTTAAGAACCTTTAGAACTGTTACATTACAACTTAAAAACAGTTACCTTAGAACCGCTGGGACTTTAAAACAGTTACTTTAGAACCATTAGAACTGCTGCATTAAAAACTTTAGAACAGTTACCTTAGAACTGTTAGGACTTTAGAACTGTTAGAACTTTAAAACAGCTACATTGGAACTGTTAGAACTTAAGAACCTTTAGAACTGTTCCGTTAGAACTTTAAAAGTTACTATAGAACTATTAAAACCGTTACATTAGAACTTTATAACAGTTACCTTAGAACCGTTAGAACTGCTACGTTAGAACTTTAGAACATTAGAAATTATGTTAGAACTTTAGAACTGTTATGTTAGAACTTTAAAACAGTTACCTTAGAATAGTTAGAACTTCAGAACCGATAGAACTTTAGAAGTTACCTAAGAACCGTTAGAACCGTTACATTAAAACTTTAGAACATTAGAAATTATGTCACAACTTTAGAACCGTTAGAACTTTAGAACGGTTACATTAGAACTTTAGAACTGTTAAGTTACAACTTTAGAAGTTATTTTAGAATGATTAGAACTTTAGAACTGTTACGTTAGAACTTTATAGTTACCTTCGAATAGTTAGAACTTCAGAACCGATAGAACTTTAGAATTTACCTTAGAACCATGACAACTTTAGAACCGTTAGAACGTGAAGCTGGAACGCTGCTCAGTGACTTTATCCTAAAACATGGTTCCTGAGTGGAACCGCCTCCCTGATGACCTAGCTCAGGTCTCCTGCAGAGCCGCTCTGTGTGGTCCACCTGAAGGAGAACCACAGAAGAAACAGTGGTTCTAAAGCCTgtggagaaccagaaccatgcaGACCAAACCTTTATTGATCACCGATGAAAGAACGACACCTCTGGCTTTCAGTACCCGCAGAAACGAGACGTCAGTCCTGGAGACTCACCTGAGGTCACATGACTTCAGGTGagttcctgtttatttttctctgcttcgttattccatccatccaacagTAGTGCAACGTTACCTGTGAGCCGaggtcacatgacctgctgCTCCTCACACAGGTGAGCTTCAAACACCTGAGGGTCCACTGACCCAGTCTGATCAATCAGAACCTTCCAGACACTGACACCTGTTCATACCTGCAGGTCTGGTGATCATCCAATCAGagaatcaatcaaccaatcagagaatcaatcaaccaatcagagaatcAATCAGaaaatcaatcaaccaatcagagaaccAATCAACCAATCAGGCGTTTTATACAATCAGGGAACGTGAATAAAGTCCAAAGAACCAAACATTGCTCCAAATATTGGAGCATCTTAGCTTTAAATGAAGGTTCTGTTGACCGGCGCCGCCTGCTGGCAGCATCCATGTTCCGGTCCAGAAACATGATCCGGGTCAGAACACAGAACACCATAAAGTCCAAACTGTCACTGATGAAAGTCTAAAACGTCTCTGTCCTCAGGTGGATCCAGtcatggttctgatccagttccTTAGAGCCTAGTAAGCAGCTGCAGAACCAGATTGTTAGACAGACCCATCTcagctccagaaccagaaccagaacctgctccCTGCTGGTGGAACAGAGGTAACTGATAATCCATGGGCTCCTTCAGTGTGGTTCCGTTTGGGTCAGTCCTcctcagagcagaacctctgtggttctgctcacttCAGAACCGCTTGTGGGATTTAAGCTTATGTATTTCTCCCTGCTGGGTTTGATGAGTCCAGCAgaaggttctggtggttctctgTGGGCCCGCCGGGTCCTGGTGTTCTGAGTATCGGGCTGGGCCGCCTCCTGAGGCCCGGAAGGATGTGTTTGGAGTCCCGGCGCCGCCCGATCAGGACACCTGGATCACCTccaggctgctggagaaccgGGCCTGGGTGGAGAACCGGGCCTGGGTGGCGGCCCGGTTCTCCTCCCCGGCCCGGTTCTCCGTCAGCCCGTCTCCCAGCTCCATCTGGCAGCTGCGCCTCTTCAGCTGCTTCTCGAAGCTGCTCTCCTCGTGCCAGCTCCTCCTGGAGGCGCCGTGGTCCCCGGCACGACGCCCGCCGGCGCCGCGGCGCCGGACCGCCTCCAGGCCCAGCGGGCCGAAGCCGGCGCCGCtcaggatggaggaggaggagtagaagCGCGTGGTGTCGGAGGACAGGAACCAGCCGGCCGTCAGCGAGGAGGCCGAGACGGTGACGGGCCCCAGCAGGACGTCAGAGTGCCAGCCCTTCagggaggaaccagaaccagaaccagaaccgggctggGCCAGGTGCTGCTGGCTGTGGGAGAGGCCCAGCAGGAAACCCGTGGTGTTCTCCTCCATGCTGCCGCTGCGCTGCAGGTGGTGCGGCCCGTTCACGGCGCCGGCCCGCGGCCCGGGGGCCCGCGGCGGCGGGGCTGGTTCTGACCTGGCGGGTTCTGACCCAGCGGGTTCTGACCCggccggttctgacccggcgGGCTCCTCCTTGTCGGGGCTCTGCTCCGGGGTGGACTGCTCCGACACCTCCTCCACCGGGGAGAACTGGCAGGCCTTGCTGCTCGCCTCCTTGAAGCACGGCGCCTTGTAGAAGTCGTCTCCCGCGGCGCCGTGCGGCCCGAAGGCCCGGTGGGCGGAGCCTGAGCCCGGCTCGCCAAACGACTTGATGTCCAGAGAGAAGGAGCGCTTCAGGCGGGCGCTGTCCTCGGCGCCGTCCGCCAGCCGCACGCCGCCCAGAACCTCCGCCAGCTGCTCCGGGCCGTCGGCCAGAACGCTGGGCGGGGCCAGCGGCTCCGGCGCCGCCTCCTGCGGGTCGGCGGCGGGCGGCTCGGCGCCGGCAGACCCGGACCCGCTCTCGGTACCGTCGGGACTCTTGATGTTCTTCTCAAAGTCCAGCAGCTGACCCAGGAAGTTGAAGTTGGGCGAGATGGTCGGCCGCTTCTCCTTCACGAACCTGACGGGCAGAAGCACAGGGTCAGAGGTCAACCGGGCCACGCTAGAACCCACAACCGGGCCTGTGGGCCCAAAGTGTGGCGCCGGTACCAACAGCACCGCCTCAACAAcgacaataaataaaactaataatcATCTACGATCACGCTGCAGGGAAACGCCACCCTGACCCGACCCGCTTCCACACgcggttctgattctgatacgTATCGGGCTTTTTCAGCCGTCTCTACACGTCCAGAACCGTTCTGACAGAACTCTGATGGCGGCCGTGTTTAACGTGATCAGAACTGAGCACCAGGACCTGCAGTGAGGTCCAGAAGCCCGGTTCTGTTTAGCTGGTTCCGCTCTGGTTCTTCTCCATCCTGACCAGTTTGGACCTCAGCGGTTCCGGTGACGGTGGACCGCGGCACTGATCGTACCGGACCTTCTGACCCGGGCCTGGAGCAGGCCCGGGTCAGAAGGTCCGGAGGCGTGCgtcacttcaaaataagagcgcGTGGTACCAAACAGCTGCGGTTCTGGACGGTAACGGGTTGTAACAGAACTTCTGCGGTGTCATTAGCTCGGTACCACGGCACCGCCACAACGGCgccaccagcagaaccaggaccgGCTAGAACCGGTTCTGTCGTAGCGTCCCTCCAGACTCTGGACCGGACCTGGTTTAAAGAGACGGTGAGCCTGAAACCCAAGAAGCTGCAgtac
Protein-coding regions in this window:
- the dusp16 gene encoding dual specificity protein phosphatase 16 isoform X2 gives rise to the protein MPRPSMVRAIGAEALVVLLEGGLDRVVLIDSRPFVDYNTSHILEAVNVNCSKLMKRRLQQDKVQIAELLQHSAKKKLELQADQEVVVYDQNSSDPAALGADSFLSVLLVKLERSFPSVHLLSGGFCEFSRLFPGLCEGKSVLVPSCISQPCLVTSAGPTRILPHLYLGCQRDVLNKELMQQNHIVYVLNASNTCPKPDFIPETHFLRVPVNDSFCEKILPWLDRSVDFIEKAKASNARVLVHCLAGISRSATIAIAYIMKRMDMSLDEAYRFVKEKRPTISPNFNFLGQLLDFEKNIKSPDGTESGSGSAGAEPPAADPQEAAPEPLAPPSVLADGPEQLAEVLGGVRLADGAEDSARLKRSFSLDIKSFGEPGSGSAHRAFGPHGAAGDDFYKAPCFKEASSKACQFSPVEEVSEQSTPEQSPDKEEPAGSEPPPRAPGPRAGAVNGPHHLQRSGSMEENTTGFLLGLSHSQQHLAQPGSGSGSGSSLKGWHSDVLLGPVTVSASSLTAGWFLSSDTTRFYSSSSILSGAGFGPLGLEAVRRRGAGGRRAGDHGASRRSWHEESSFEKQLKRRSCQMELGDGLTENRAGEENRAATQARFSTQARFSSSLEVIQVS
- the dusp16 gene encoding dual specificity protein phosphatase 16 isoform X1 yields the protein MPRPSMVRAIGAEALVVLLEGGLDRVVLIDSRPFVDYNTSHILEAVNVNCSKLMKRRLQQDKVQIAELLQHSAKKKLELQADQEVVVYDQNSSDPAALGADSFLSVLLVKLERSFPSVHLLSGGFCEFSRLFPGLCEGKSVLVPSCISQPCLVTSAGPTRILPHLYLGCQRDVLNKELMQQNHIVYVLNASNTCPKPDFIPETHFLRVPVNDSFCEKILPWLDRSVDFIEKAKASNARVLVHCLAGISRSATIAIAYIMKRMDMSLDEAYRFVKEKRPTISPNFNFLGQLLDFEKNIKSPDGTESGSGSAGAEPPAADPQEAAPEPLAPPSVLADGPEQLAEVLGGVRLADGAEDSARLKRSFSLDIKSFGEPGSGSAHRAFGPHGAAGDDFYKAPCFKEASSKACQFSPVEEVSEQSTPEQSPDKEEPAGSEPAGSEPAGSEPARSEPAPPPRAPGPRAGAVNGPHHLQRSGSMEENTTGFLLGLSHSQQHLAQPGSGSGSGSSLKGWHSDVLLGPVTVSASSLTAGWFLSSDTTRFYSSSSILSGAGFGPLGLEAVRRRGAGGRRAGDHGASRRSWHEESSFEKQLKRRSCQMELGDGLTENRAGEENRAATQARFSTQARFSSSLEVIQVS